A window of the Nitrososphaerota archaeon genome harbors these coding sequences:
- a CDS encoding carbon-nitrogen hydrolase family protein — translation MNDEPKKFRRDWAALVEHVGRQSSELVLLPEMPFHYWFAAEKKYDEKIWEETVTDHEKWMKRLSELGVPVVLGSRAVNIRGKRLNQGFVWTPHGGAKGVHLKSYLPDEGGFYEASWYHRGDRSFKPFRAGRVRAGFMICSDLWSMASARVYGKKRVELIAVPRATPKPTTEKWLAGGRVAAVVSGAFCVSSNRAGERGEATFGGCGWVVGPDGQVLGLTSKDEPFVTVDLDLNMARKAKKTYPRDALLPD, via the coding sequence ATGAACGACGAACCGAAGAAGTTCAGAAGGGACTGGGCGGCTCTTGTCGAACATGTGGGCAGGCAATCAAGCGAGCTGGTCCTCCTCCCAGAAATGCCCTTCCACTACTGGTTCGCGGCGGAGAAGAAGTACGACGAGAAGATCTGGGAGGAGACGGTCACAGACCACGAGAAGTGGATGAAGCGCCTCTCGGAGCTCGGCGTCCCCGTGGTGCTAGGGAGCAGGGCGGTCAACATCCGGGGGAAGAGGCTCAACCAGGGGTTCGTCTGGACGCCCCATGGGGGCGCGAAAGGGGTCCACCTGAAGAGCTACCTCCCCGACGAGGGGGGATTCTACGAAGCGTCCTGGTACCACAGGGGGGACAGGTCGTTCAAGCCGTTCAGGGCCGGGCGAGTCAGGGCGGGGTTCATGATCTGCTCCGACCTCTGGTCGATGGCGAGTGCAAGAGTCTACGGGAAGAAAAGGGTGGAGCTAATCGCGGTCCCCAGGGCGACCCCGAAGCCAACTACAGAGAAGTGGCTGGCCGGAGGGAGGGTGGCGGCGGTGGTGTCAGGGGCCTTCTGCGTTTCGTCCAACCGGGCGGGGGAGAGGGGGGAGGCGACCTTCGGAGGGTGCGGATGGGTCGTGGGGCCGGACGGCCAGGTGCTTGGACTGACTTCGAAGGACGAACCCTTCGTGACCGTGGACCTCGACCTGAACATGGCAAGGAAGGCGAAGAAGACCTACCCCAGGGACGCGCTGCTGCCGGACTAG
- a CDS encoding 30S ribosomal protein S19e, protein MVSARDVPSAKLISVLAEQVRGLPEIKEPEWAQFVKTGSHAERPPQDSGWWFTRAASLLRKLYLHGPIGLSDLERAYGGTKAVAYFPKHHRDAGGSSIRNVLKQLEQAELVAKTPKGRILSSKGRAMLDKASQGIFVSMIEADKSLARYA, encoded by the coding sequence ATGGTAAGCGCACGCGATGTTCCATCGGCGAAGCTGATCAGCGTCCTGGCGGAGCAGGTCAGAGGCCTCCCCGAGATAAAAGAGCCCGAGTGGGCCCAGTTCGTCAAGACAGGCTCGCACGCTGAACGGCCACCCCAGGACTCCGGCTGGTGGTTCACCAGGGCCGCCTCGCTTCTCAGGAAGCTCTACCTCCACGGGCCCATCGGACTGAGCGACCTCGAGCGCGCCTACGGAGGGACCAAGGCAGTCGCCTACTTCCCCAAGCACCACAGAGACGCAGGGGGCTCCTCCATCAGGAACGTCCTCAAGCAGCTGGAGCAGGCCGAACTGGTGGCCAAGACGCCCAAGGGACGCATCCTCTCCTCGAAGGGCAGGGCGATGCTCGACAAGGCGAGCCAGGGGATCTTCGTTTCGATGATCGAGGCTGACAAGTCACTCGCGAGGTACGCCTAG
- a CDS encoding 60S ribosomal protein L31 codes for MSEQKFEPLTRSYIVPLGVVFEAPPYRRAKVAIRVIREFVARHMKATDVTIAEEVNLLIWKQGIRHPPRRIKLDLERDEDGIVSVKLSPEPEAV; via the coding sequence ATGTCTGAACAGAAGTTCGAACCCCTCACCAGATCCTACATCGTCCCCCTCGGAGTAGTCTTCGAGGCTCCCCCCTACAGGAGGGCCAAGGTGGCGATCCGGGTCATCAGGGAGTTCGTAGCCCGGCACATGAAGGCCACGGACGTGACCATCGCGGAGGAGGTCAACCTCCTCATCTGGAAGCAGGGAATCCGGCACCCCCCCCGGCGCATCAAGCTGGACCTGGAGAGGGACGAGGACGGAATCGTCTCCGTAAAGCTCTCCCCTGAGCCAGAAGCAGTGTAG
- a CDS encoding translation initiation factor IF-6: MDIYRSVNIGVFLKANEKFVLVPKGLAETKTRKLSEALGVEAVPASVGESRLLGPLVTMNGNGILVSRLAGSNEMAEIKSATGLNVSRLDSKFTAVGNLVAANDKCALVSPVLDSRAASQVRDVLGTEVQTMAIGDYYQVGSLVVATNGGAAVYPGLDEQEVARIGSLLGVDAHPTSVNRGVPYVASGLVANSKNAVVGSQTTGPELVFITRALSV, encoded by the coding sequence TTGGATATCTACCGTAGCGTCAACATAGGCGTCTTCCTGAAGGCGAACGAGAAGTTCGTCCTGGTCCCCAAGGGCCTCGCCGAGACGAAGACCAGGAAGCTTTCCGAAGCCCTCGGGGTCGAGGCCGTCCCCGCATCCGTCGGGGAATCGAGGCTCCTGGGCCCTCTGGTCACCATGAACGGAAACGGCATCCTCGTTTCAAGGCTGGCCGGGTCGAACGAGATGGCCGAGATCAAATCCGCCACAGGCCTGAACGTCTCCAGGCTGGACTCGAAATTCACAGCCGTCGGAAACCTGGTCGCGGCCAACGACAAGTGCGCCCTCGTCTCCCCGGTCCTCGACTCCAGGGCCGCCTCCCAGGTCAGGGACGTGCTGGGAACCGAAGTGCAGACCATGGCCATCGGAGACTACTATCAGGTCGGCTCGCTGGTCGTTGCGACCAACGGCGGGGCCGCAGTCTACCCGGGCTTGGACGAGCAGGAGGTCGCAAGGATCGGGAGCCTCCTCGGGGTCGACGCACACCCGACCTCTGTCAACAGGGGCGTCCCCTACGTCGCCTCCGGGCTCGTGGCCAACTCCAAGAACGCTGTCGTCGGAAGTCAGACGACCGGGCCTGAGCTTGTCTTTATAACAAGGGCACTGAGCGTCTAA
- a CDS encoding DNA-binding protein: MSEQPQKSSDKEATERRAMREGTLRMALTSEARQRLANVKMVKPELASSIEEYVIQLASSGRLKKAIDDEQVKQMLQSLQEKKHEFKMRRI, encoded by the coding sequence ATGTCAGAACAGCCGCAGAAGTCCTCTGACAAGGAAGCGACCGAAAGGAGGGCAATGAGGGAGGGCACGCTGAGGATGGCACTCACATCAGAGGCAAGGCAGAGGCTGGCCAACGTGAAGATGGTCAAGCCCGAGCTCGCCTCCTCGATCGAGGAGTACGTTATCCAGCTGGCATCCAGCGGGAGGCTGAAGAAGGCCATCGACGACGAGCAGGTGAAGCAGATGCTCCAGTCCCTCCAGGAGAAGAAGCACGAATTCAAGATGAGGCGCATCTAG
- a CDS encoding ester cyclase, protein MEVEPTVKRNLELMKTLDDAWNAGPGSSLWETFRNRHHEYVEVCWPGGAPPTIGRHNHDLEAVEFFKTFPDNHLINNPYKVFFGQGDYTCTVADFSGTMKGPMTGADGKVIPPTNKSFHVEFCTVAHWNDVGEILEERLFYDLVGLMKQVGLS, encoded by the coding sequence ATGGAAGTGGAACCCACGGTCAAGCGTAATCTGGAGCTCATGAAGACTCTGGACGACGCTTGGAATGCAGGACCTGGAAGTTCCCTCTGGGAGACATTCAGGAACCGTCACCACGAATATGTCGAGGTCTGTTGGCCTGGCGGAGCACCGCCTACGATTGGACGGCACAACCATGACCTGGAAGCCGTTGAATTCTTCAAGACCTTTCCGGACAACCACCTGATCAATAATCCCTACAAGGTCTTCTTCGGTCAGGGCGACTACACCTGCACGGTAGCAGATTTCTCAGGTACCATGAAGGGTCCGATGACGGGAGCGGACGGCAAGGTGATTCCTCCGACCAACAAGAGTTTCCACGTCGAGTTCTGTACTGTGGCCCACTGGAATGATGTAGGGGAGATACTTGAGGAGCGGCTTTTCTACGACCTAGTCGGACTGATGAAACAGGTCGGACTGTCCTAG
- a CDS encoding ribonuclease P: MKTRKAKEDAAELVKLLTESSVVLSHTNLALAKEQAALARRVRLRFNVRLDPSLGRFTCRGCKSLLVPGVNARVRLGHGKQTILRVTCAECGRVNRRILGEA; encoded by the coding sequence ATGAAGACCAGGAAGGCGAAGGAGGACGCCGCTGAGCTCGTGAAGCTCCTCACCGAGTCTTCGGTCGTCCTCTCCCACACCAACCTGGCGCTCGCCAAGGAGCAGGCCGCCCTAGCCAGGCGTGTCAGGCTCAGGTTCAACGTCCGCCTCGACCCTTCGCTGGGCAGGTTCACCTGCCGCGGGTGCAAGAGCCTCCTCGTCCCCGGGGTAAACGCCAGGGTCAGGCTGGGGCACGGCAAGCAGACGATCCTCCGTGTCACATGCGCTGAATGCGGCCGCGTGAATCGCCGAATTCTGGGAGAGGCTTAA
- the rpl39e gene encoding 50S ribosomal protein L39e (part of the polypeptide exit tunnel in the 50S ribosomal complex): protein MGRVKDTSKKNRLRKASKRTRSVPTWVIVRTDRHVRSNPKNRSWRQRKLKIK, encoded by the coding sequence ATGGGCCGAGTCAAGGACACTTCGAAGAAGAACAGGCTGAGGAAGGCGAGCAAGAGGACCCGTTCCGTCCCCACCTGGGTGATAGTCAGGACCGACAGGCACGTAAGGAGCAACCCCAAGAACAGAAGCTGGAGACAGCGCAAGCTGAAGATCAAGTGA
- the ftsY gene encoding signal recognition particle-docking protein FtsY yields MFDRLKQAFSAVTSAVREKELTEEQLDEVVFNFQLSLTESDVAQTVAEALTHEVQKSLAGTKVDRSADPSEVVGERLATVLDTAFAKAGTVDLLANVREKKKTGEPYVILFLGINGTGKTTTIAKVASLLKKNGITVVCAAGDTHRPGAIEQLTEHADRLSLKTVSQRYGADPAAVGRDGLLYAKAHHIDCLLIDTAGRMQTNQNLMEEMSKIVRVVKPDFRMFIADALTGNDAVSQAELFNQHVGFDGVVLTKADADVRGGAALSIVYSTGKPVIYLGVGQGYDDLDSFDTKKFLDSLLK; encoded by the coding sequence ATGTTCGACAGGCTGAAGCAGGCGTTCTCGGCAGTCACCAGCGCCGTACGGGAGAAAGAGCTTACTGAAGAGCAGCTCGACGAAGTCGTCTTCAACTTTCAGCTTTCCCTGACCGAAAGCGACGTGGCCCAGACTGTAGCCGAGGCCCTCACCCATGAGGTCCAGAAGAGCCTGGCGGGCACCAAGGTCGACCGCTCGGCCGACCCATCCGAAGTCGTTGGGGAACGACTGGCCACCGTCCTCGACACGGCCTTCGCCAAGGCAGGGACCGTCGACCTCCTAGCGAACGTCAGAGAGAAGAAGAAGACGGGTGAGCCCTACGTCATACTATTCCTCGGCATCAACGGCACCGGGAAGACCACCACCATCGCCAAGGTCGCGAGCCTGCTCAAGAAGAACGGGATCACGGTGGTGTGCGCTGCTGGGGACACTCACAGGCCGGGCGCCATAGAGCAGCTCACCGAGCACGCGGACAGGCTCTCCCTGAAGACAGTCTCCCAGCGCTACGGGGCGGACCCGGCGGCCGTCGGGAGGGACGGCCTCCTATACGCCAAAGCCCACCACATCGACTGTCTACTGATCGACACGGCTGGGAGGATGCAGACCAACCAGAACCTCATGGAAGAGATGTCCAAGATCGTCAGGGTGGTGAAGCCCGACTTCCGGATGTTCATCGCCGACGCCCTGACCGGGAACGACGCTGTCTCCCAGGCCGAGCTTTTCAACCAGCACGTCGGCTTCGACGGGGTGGTCCTGACCAAGGCGGACGCGGACGTGAGGGGCGGCGCCGCGCTGTCGATCGTCTACTCGACTGGGAAGCCAGTCATCTACCTGGGGGTCGGCCAGGGATACGACGACCTCGACTCCTTCGACACGAAGAAGTTCCTGGACTCCCTTCTGAAGTAG